One window of the Lemur catta isolate mLemCat1 chromosome 6, mLemCat1.pri, whole genome shotgun sequence genome contains the following:
- the NR4A1 gene encoding nuclear receptor subfamily 4 group A member 1 has translation MPCIQAQYGTPAPSPGPRDHLASDPLTPEFSKPTMDLASPEAAPAAPTALPSFSTFMDGYTGEFDTFFYQLPGTAQPCSSASSSASSTSSSSATSPASASFKFEDFQVYGCYPGPLSGPLDETLSSSGSDYYGSPCSAPSPSTPSFQPPQLSPWDGSFGHFSPSQTYEGLRAWTEQLPKLSGPPQPPAFFSFSPPTGPSTSLAQSSLKLFPSQAAHQLGEGESYSMPTAFPGLAPTSPHLDGSGILDAPVTSAKARSGAPGGSEGRCAVCGDSASCQHYGVRTCEGCKGFFKRTVQKNAKYICLANKDCPVDKRRRNRCQFCRFQKCLAVGMVKEVVRTDSLKGRRGRLPSKPKQSPDASPANLLTSLVRAHLDSGPSTAKLDYSKFQELVLPRFGKEDAGDVQQFYDLLSSSLEVIRKWAEKIPGFAELSPGDQDLLLESAFLELFILRLAYRSKPGEGKLIFCSGLVLHRLQCARGFGDWIDSILAFSRSLHSLVVDVPAFSCLSALVLITERHGLQEPRRVEELQNRIASCLKEHVSAMAGEPQPAGCLSRLLGKLPELRTLCTQGLQRIFYLKLEDLVPPPPIIDKIFMDTLPF, from the exons ATGCCCTGTATCCAAGCTCAATATGGGACGCCAGCACCAAGCCCAGGACCGCGTGACCATCTGGCAAGTGACCCCCTGACCCCCGAGTTCAGCAAGCCCACTATGGACCTGGCCAGCCCTGAGGCGGCCCCTGCtgcccccactgccctgcccagcTTCAGCACCTTCATGGACGGCTACACAGGAGAGTTTGACACCTTCTTCTACCAGCTGCCAGGAACAGCCCAGCCATGCTCCTCGGCCTCCTCCTCGGCCTCTTCCACATCCTCATCCTCGgccacctcccctgcctctgcctccttcaAGTTCGAGGACTTCCAGGTGTACGGCTGCTACCCTGGCCCCCTGAGCGGCCCACTAGATGAGACCCTGTCCTCCAGCGGCTCTGACTACTATGGCAGCCCCTGCTCAGCCCCGTCACCGTCCACGCCCAGCTTCCAGcctccccagctctctccctgGGACGGCTCATTCGGCCATTTCTCGCCCAGCCAGACTTACGAAGGCCTGCGAGCGTGGACAGAGCAGCTGCCCAAGTTGTCTGGGCCCCCACAGCCTCCAGCCTTCTTCTCCTTCAGTCCCCCAACCGGCCCCAGCACCAGCCTGGCCCAGAGCTCCCTGAAATTGTTCCCCTCGCAGGCCGCCCaccagctgggggagggagagagctaTTCCATGCCCACAGCTTTCCCAGGCCTGGCGCCCACCTCCCCACACCTGGATGGCTCAGGGATACTGGATGCGCCCGTGACCTCAGCCAAGGCCCGGAGCGGGGCCCCAGGTGGAAGTGAGGGCCGCTGTGCTGTGTGTGGGGACAGCGCTTCATGCCAGCATTACGGTGTCCGCACCTGCGAGGGCTGCAAGGGCTTCTTCAAG CGCACAGTGCAGAAAAACGCCAAGTACATCTGCCTGGCTAACAAGGACTGCCCTGTGGACAAGAGGCGGCGAAACCGCTGCCAGTTCTGCCGCTTCCAGAAGTGCCTGGCTGTGGGCATGGTGAAGGAAG TTGTCCGCACAGACAGCCTGAAGGGGCGGCGGGGCCGATTACCTTCAAAACCCAAGCAGTCCCCGGATGCCTCCCCTGCCAATCTCCTCACCTCCCTGGTCCGGGCGCACCTGGACTCCGGGCCCAGCACTGCCAAACTGGACTACTCCAAG TTCCAAGAGCTGGTGCTGCCCCGCTTTGGGAAGGAAGATGCCGGGGACGTGCAGCAGTTCTACGACCTGCTCTCCAGTTCCCTGGAGGTTATCCGCAAGTGGGCCGAGAAGATCCCCGGCTTTGCCGAGCTGTCACCAGGTGACCAGGACCTGCTATTGGAGTCAGCCTTCCTGGAGCTCTTCATCCTCCGCCTGGCCTACCG GTCCAAGCCTGGCGAGGGGAAGCTCATCTTCTGCTCAGGCCTGGTGCTGCACCGGCTGCAGTGTGCCCGAGGCTTCGGCGACTGGATTGACAGCATCCTGGCCTTCTCGAGGTCCCTGCACAGTCTGGTTGTCGACGTCCCTGccttctcctgcctctctgctctCGTCCTTATCACCG AGCGGCACGGGCTGCAGGAGCCGAGGCGGGTGGAGGAGCTGCAGAACCGCATTGCCAGCTGCCTGAAGGAGCACGTGTCCGCCATGGCCGGCGAGCCCCAGCCAGCCGGCTGCCTGTCGCGCCTGTTGGGCAAACTGCCCGAGCTGCGGACCCTGTGCACCCAGGGCCTACAGCGCATCTTCTACCTCAAGCTGGAGGACCTGGTGCCCCCTCCACCCATCATTGACAAGATCTTTATGGACACGCTGCCCTTCTGA